From a region of the Vanessa atalanta chromosome 13, ilVanAtal1.2, whole genome shotgun sequence genome:
- the LOC125068421 gene encoding calpain-7-like isoform X1, whose protein sequence is MSDFTNATEAASLAVTFDQTGQTDKAVECYRTAARLLDRVCDNMTPERQAEIRKKVKEYLERATFLQEQKDRAQQEESERILQKCYFLMQQALDADEANLQDLALQLYTQAVEMAVNFKVTDGDVKARINGLAAQALDRAEEIKGIKKMGSLSITEPKQPTISPNRAQLQREQSVHLKVSGKQVYTEEEKEVLRMTSNINNNCFLPFMDVDLSEKFQYALPFEDRASTLKLSSKQEKEFDGWIRPHEVSSDPKMIVGDHVDCFSIKQTIVSDCSFVASLAVSALYEKRFNKKIITSIIYPKNKNKQPVYNPFGKYMVKLHLNGVRRKVIIDDRLPYSKYGRLLCSYSSNKNEFWVSMLEKAYMKVMGGYDFPGSNSNIDLHALTGWIPERCAIRNGEADFNADALFELLRGRLQRGDVLATVATGALGDADAERTGLVGAHAYAVLDARRVAGARLLKLKNPWSHLRWRGRYSELDTASWSAALRAELRYDPDSAAQYDNGVFWIDFPSILNFFDVFYLNWNPELFKFTYCIHQKWDAGNGPVKDAYNISENPQFTLHVQGKGAVWLLLTRHITQIEDFQDNKEYITLLVYKNGRRVYYPYDPPPYIDGIRINSPHYLCKIIVGDSSCDRYTLVVSQYEKTRTIFYTLRAYATCPFSMAKIEAYPYTKNIRGEWSGRTAGGCENHRQTYPNNPKYIVTVPDTRTACHLVAELKGPKQYQIGVDARVEALDDPNLTAPFLKESSGPYRSGFVVLELNNLPAGRYILTPSTFYPGQEGPFFLELRSTCEITCESRN, encoded by the exons atgagTGATTTTACTAATGCTACGGAGGCGGCATCACTTGCAGTTACATTCGACCAAACCGGACAAACCGATAAAGCAGTGGAATGCTACCGTACAGCTGCCAGATTACTCGACAGAGTTTGCGATAATATGACGCCAGAAAGGCAAGCAGAAATACGAAAGAAGGTTAAAGAATATCTGGAAAGAGCTACATTCTTGCAGGAACAAAAAG aCCGAGCTCAACAAGAGGAGAGTGAAAGAATTTtgcaaaaatgttatttcttgATGCAGCAAGCACTAGACGCAGATGAAGCTAATTTACAAGATCTGGCTTTGCAGTTGTATACGCAAGCTGTAGAAATGGCAGTTAATTTT AAAGTGACAGATGGAGATGTTAAAGCAAGGATTAATGGTCTGGCAGCCCAAGCATTGGATCGTGCTGAGGaaataaaaggaataaaaaaaatgggctCTTTATCTATAACTGAACCAAAACAGCCTA CTATATCACCAAACAGAGCGCAATTACAACGAGAACAAAGTGTACATCTTAAAGTCAGTGGTAAACAAGTGTATACAGAAGAGGAGAAAGAAGTTTTACGTATGACGTCaaatataaacaacaattgCTTCCTTCCATTCATGGACGTTGATTTATCAGAAAAGTTTCAATATGCTCTGCCCTTTGAAGACAGAGCAAGTACGTTGAAGCTTTCCTCGAAACAGGAGAAAGAGTTTGATGGATGGATTCGACCGCATGAAGTATCTAGCGATCCAAAAATGATAGTCGGTGATCATGTTGACtgttttagtataaaacaaaca ATAGTATCAGACTGTTCGTTCGTGGCGTCATTGGCAGTTAGTGCGTTATACGAAAAAAGATTTAACAAGAAGATAATTACCTCAATCATTTACCCAAAGAATAAGAACAAGCAGCCGGTGTACAATCCATTCGGCAAATATATGGTGAAGTTGCATTTGAATGGAGTGCGAAGAAAG gTGATAATCGACGACAGACTCCCCTATAGCAAATATGGACGCTTGCTATGTTCGTACTCCAGTAACAAAAACGAGTTCTGGGTGTCGATGCTGGAGAAGGCTTACATGAAAGTCATGGGGGGCTATGATTTTCCTGGATCTAACAGT AACATCGACCTGCACGCGCTGACGGGCTGGATCCCCGAGCGCTGCGCGATCCGCAACGGCGAGGCCGACTTCAACGCGGACGCGCTGTTCGAGCTGCTGCGCGGCAGGCTGCAGCGCGGGGACGTGCTCGCCACCGTGGCCACGGGCGCGCTGGGCGACGCCGACGCCGAGCGCACGGGCCTCGTGGGCGCGCACGCCTACGCCGTGCTGGACGCGCGGCGCGTCGCC GGCGCGCGGCTGCTGAAGCTGAAGAACCCGTGGTCGCACCTGCGCTGGCGCGGCCGCTACAGCGAGCTGGACACGGCGAGCTGGTCGGCGGCGCTGCGCGCGGAGCTGCGCTACGAccccgacagcgcggcgcagtACGACAACGGCGTCTTCTGGATCGACTTCCCCAGCATCCTCAACTTCTTCGACGTCTTCTACCTCAACTGGAACCCGGAGCTGTTCAAGTTCACCTACTGCATACATCA GAAATGGGATGCCGGAAATGGTCCAGTGAAGGATGCATATAACATTAGTGAGAATCCTCAGTTCACCCTACACGTGCAGGGCAAGGGCGCAGTGTGGTTGTTGCTGACGAGACACATCACTCAGATAGAGGACTTCCAAGACAACAAGGAGTACATAACTCTACTAGTTTACAAAAACGGAAGGAGGGTTTACTATCCTT ATGACCCTCCGCCCTACATCGATGGTATAAGAATAAACAGCCCCCATTACCTTTGCAAGATTATAGTTGGGGACTCGAGCTGTGACCGATACACATTGGTCGTCTCCCAGTACGAGAAGACAAGAACGATATTCTATACCCTGAGGGCGTACGCTACTTGTCCCTTCTCCATGGCGAAGATCGAAGCTTATCCGTATACGAAAAAC ATAAGAGGCGAATGGTCGGGCAGGACCGCAGGCGGTTGCGAGAACCATCGACAGACATACCCAAATAACCCTAAATATATCGTAACCGTCCCCGACACGAGAACGGCCTGCCATCTCGTGGCGGAACTGAAGGGGCCCAAACAATACCAGATAGGGGTGGACGCTAGAGTCGAAGCATTGGACGATCCCAATTTGACAGCTCCGTTCCTTAAGGAGTCTTCTGGACCTTATAg ATCCGGTTTCGTAGTACTCGAATTAAACAACTTACCAGCTGGTCGGTACATCTTAACCCCCTCCACCTTCTACCCGGGACAAGAAGGCCCCTTCTTCCTAGAACTACGTTCGACCTGTGAAATCACATGCGAATCTCGCAACTAG
- the LOC125068421 gene encoding calpain-7-like isoform X2 — MSDFTNATEAASLAVTFDQTGQTDKAVECYRTAARLLDRVCDNMTPERQAEIRKKVKEYLERATFLQEQKDRAQQEESERILQKCYFLMQQALDADEANLQDLALQLYTQAVEMAVNFKVTDGDVKARINGLAAQALDRAEEIKGIKKMGSLSITEPKQPTISPNRAQLQREQSVHLKVSGKQVYTEEEKEVLRMTSNINNNCFLPFMDVDLSEKFQYALPFEDRASTLKLSSKQEKEFDGWIRPHEVSSDPKMIVGDHVDCFSIKQTIVSDCSFVASLAVSALYEKRFNKKIITSIIYPKNKNKQPVYNPFGKYMVKLHLNGVRRKNIDLHALTGWIPERCAIRNGEADFNADALFELLRGRLQRGDVLATVATGALGDADAERTGLVGAHAYAVLDARRVAGARLLKLKNPWSHLRWRGRYSELDTASWSAALRAELRYDPDSAAQYDNGVFWIDFPSILNFFDVFYLNWNPELFKFTYCIHQKWDAGNGPVKDAYNISENPQFTLHVQGKGAVWLLLTRHITQIEDFQDNKEYITLLVYKNGRRVYYPYDPPPYIDGIRINSPHYLCKIIVGDSSCDRYTLVVSQYEKTRTIFYTLRAYATCPFSMAKIEAYPYTKNIRGEWSGRTAGGCENHRQTYPNNPKYIVTVPDTRTACHLVAELKGPKQYQIGVDARVEALDDPNLTAPFLKESSGPYRSGFVVLELNNLPAGRYILTPSTFYPGQEGPFFLELRSTCEITCESRN, encoded by the exons atgagTGATTTTACTAATGCTACGGAGGCGGCATCACTTGCAGTTACATTCGACCAAACCGGACAAACCGATAAAGCAGTGGAATGCTACCGTACAGCTGCCAGATTACTCGACAGAGTTTGCGATAATATGACGCCAGAAAGGCAAGCAGAAATACGAAAGAAGGTTAAAGAATATCTGGAAAGAGCTACATTCTTGCAGGAACAAAAAG aCCGAGCTCAACAAGAGGAGAGTGAAAGAATTTtgcaaaaatgttatttcttgATGCAGCAAGCACTAGACGCAGATGAAGCTAATTTACAAGATCTGGCTTTGCAGTTGTATACGCAAGCTGTAGAAATGGCAGTTAATTTT AAAGTGACAGATGGAGATGTTAAAGCAAGGATTAATGGTCTGGCAGCCCAAGCATTGGATCGTGCTGAGGaaataaaaggaataaaaaaaatgggctCTTTATCTATAACTGAACCAAAACAGCCTA CTATATCACCAAACAGAGCGCAATTACAACGAGAACAAAGTGTACATCTTAAAGTCAGTGGTAAACAAGTGTATACAGAAGAGGAGAAAGAAGTTTTACGTATGACGTCaaatataaacaacaattgCTTCCTTCCATTCATGGACGTTGATTTATCAGAAAAGTTTCAATATGCTCTGCCCTTTGAAGACAGAGCAAGTACGTTGAAGCTTTCCTCGAAACAGGAGAAAGAGTTTGATGGATGGATTCGACCGCATGAAGTATCTAGCGATCCAAAAATGATAGTCGGTGATCATGTTGACtgttttagtataaaacaaaca ATAGTATCAGACTGTTCGTTCGTGGCGTCATTGGCAGTTAGTGCGTTATACGAAAAAAGATTTAACAAGAAGATAATTACCTCAATCATTTACCCAAAGAATAAGAACAAGCAGCCGGTGTACAATCCATTCGGCAAATATATGGTGAAGTTGCATTTGAATGGAGTGCGAAGAAAG AACATCGACCTGCACGCGCTGACGGGCTGGATCCCCGAGCGCTGCGCGATCCGCAACGGCGAGGCCGACTTCAACGCGGACGCGCTGTTCGAGCTGCTGCGCGGCAGGCTGCAGCGCGGGGACGTGCTCGCCACCGTGGCCACGGGCGCGCTGGGCGACGCCGACGCCGAGCGCACGGGCCTCGTGGGCGCGCACGCCTACGCCGTGCTGGACGCGCGGCGCGTCGCC GGCGCGCGGCTGCTGAAGCTGAAGAACCCGTGGTCGCACCTGCGCTGGCGCGGCCGCTACAGCGAGCTGGACACGGCGAGCTGGTCGGCGGCGCTGCGCGCGGAGCTGCGCTACGAccccgacagcgcggcgcagtACGACAACGGCGTCTTCTGGATCGACTTCCCCAGCATCCTCAACTTCTTCGACGTCTTCTACCTCAACTGGAACCCGGAGCTGTTCAAGTTCACCTACTGCATACATCA GAAATGGGATGCCGGAAATGGTCCAGTGAAGGATGCATATAACATTAGTGAGAATCCTCAGTTCACCCTACACGTGCAGGGCAAGGGCGCAGTGTGGTTGTTGCTGACGAGACACATCACTCAGATAGAGGACTTCCAAGACAACAAGGAGTACATAACTCTACTAGTTTACAAAAACGGAAGGAGGGTTTACTATCCTT ATGACCCTCCGCCCTACATCGATGGTATAAGAATAAACAGCCCCCATTACCTTTGCAAGATTATAGTTGGGGACTCGAGCTGTGACCGATACACATTGGTCGTCTCCCAGTACGAGAAGACAAGAACGATATTCTATACCCTGAGGGCGTACGCTACTTGTCCCTTCTCCATGGCGAAGATCGAAGCTTATCCGTATACGAAAAAC ATAAGAGGCGAATGGTCGGGCAGGACCGCAGGCGGTTGCGAGAACCATCGACAGACATACCCAAATAACCCTAAATATATCGTAACCGTCCCCGACACGAGAACGGCCTGCCATCTCGTGGCGGAACTGAAGGGGCCCAAACAATACCAGATAGGGGTGGACGCTAGAGTCGAAGCATTGGACGATCCCAATTTGACAGCTCCGTTCCTTAAGGAGTCTTCTGGACCTTATAg ATCCGGTTTCGTAGTACTCGAATTAAACAACTTACCAGCTGGTCGGTACATCTTAACCCCCTCCACCTTCTACCCGGGACAAGAAGGCCCCTTCTTCCTAGAACTACGTTCGACCTGTGAAATCACATGCGAATCTCGCAACTAG